Proteins encoded within one genomic window of Methanolacinia paynteri:
- a CDS encoding TrmB family transcriptional regulator, which yields MEIKKEIVETLAGIGFTEYEARAYIALIGLGNATAREVSSISGVPHGRIYSILRSLADKGYIFVGEGTPASYCAEKPFDVLGPLKTEMDRRISEAGDYLSEIQYESLPPAKMWTIRSEIGVQNRLKTLIQNAEKEIVILSDDPKSVKRVLEDLQKVRKRINIEVHTFNTEAFSGMKLDVHRNSQRIIEFLKNMDDYIKDDYMKDRGFRNHKGASCFYIFDRRISMVVEEENGNIIGHIIEIPELCYMIRSFLYILENNTDLVLP from the coding sequence ATGGAGATCAAGAAGGAGATTGTCGAAACCCTTGCCGGCATAGGATTTACCGAATACGAGGCAAGAGCCTATATTGCCCTTATCGGACTCGGCAATGCAACGGCAAGAGAAGTCAGCAGCATATCGGGAGTACCGCACGGGAGGATATATTCAATATTGAGATCTCTTGCGGATAAGGGGTATATCTTCGTCGGGGAAGGGACGCCTGCAAGTTATTGTGCGGAAAAACCATTTGATGTATTAGGTCCTTTGAAAACGGAGATGGATCGCAGAATATCCGAAGCCGGGGATTACCTGTCCGAGATCCAGTATGAGTCGCTGCCGCCGGCAAAGATGTGGACTATTAGGAGCGAGATCGGGGTCCAGAACAGGTTAAAGACGCTGATCCAGAATGCGGAAAAAGAAATCGTGATATTGTCCGATGACCCTAAATCAGTAAAACGGGTTCTTGAAGACCTCCAAAAAGTCAGAAAAAGGATCAATATCGAAGTTCACACCTTTAATACTGAGGCCTTTTCCGGGATGAAGCTTGATGTGCATAGAAACAGTCAGAGGATCATTGAGTTCCTGAAGAATATGGACGATTACATCAAGGATGATTACATGAAAGACAGGGGATTCAGAAATCATAAGGGGGCAAGTTGCTTTTACATATTCGACAGGAGAATAAGCATGGTTGTTGAAGAAGAGAACGGGAATATTATCGGACACATTATTGAAATTCCTGAATTGTGCTATATGATACGCTCGTTCCTTTATATTCTTGAAAACAACACCGATCTCGTTCTGCCCTGA
- a CDS encoding YIP1 family protein, with protein sequence MALDFVERVKGFILSPVESFNKYKSEEFGEAFKYYLVLLLIFSVLYGLIAGLGMGSNMAGIPGFGGAGMGLGMIIGIIIFFFIIGIVALFIQSIIVHIFVAILGGKQGFTKTTAAMIYASTPSMLLGWIPIIGIIAGIWAFILEILAIREIQEMSTARAVLAIILPIIIIMVLVILLIGFFLVAAVTTAGYY encoded by the coding sequence ATGGCACTGGATTTTGTAGAAAGAGTAAAAGGATTCATTTTAAGCCCTGTTGAGAGTTTTAACAAATATAAGTCCGAGGAATTCGGCGAAGCATTCAAGTATTATCTTGTTCTTCTCCTGATCTTCTCGGTGCTTTACGGTCTCATCGCCGGTCTGGGTATGGGATCTAACATGGCCGGCATTCCAGGATTTGGTGGTGCAGGGATGGGCCTGGGGATGATAATCGGTATCATAATCTTCTTTTTTATCATCGGCATAGTCGCACTGTTCATACAGAGTATAATCGTCCATATCTTCGTCGCAATTCTTGGCGGAAAGCAGGGATTCACAAAGACCACTGCAGCAATGATCTATGCCTCAACTCCGAGCATGCTTCTCGGATGGATTCCTATTATAGGCATAATTGCGGGCATATGGGCATTTATACTCGAAATTCTTGCTATAAGAGAGATCCAGGAGATGTCGACTGCAAGAGCGGTACTAGCGATTATACTGCCGATAATCATCATAATGGTTCTTGTCATACTGCTCATCGGTTTCTTCCTTGTGGCGGCTGTTACGACGGCAGGCTATTATTAA
- a CDS encoding histidine kinase dimerization/phosphoacceptor domain -containing protein, producing MAGKGDSWNSSSFVSGLNDKKDFLIAASVLTAFILIAVFYSFGYTTVTPHLMDVPIILCAFFYPKRGVAAAVILSAGYVLMAALLTGFSGIEIIYAVGRAVIFIMIGTVVSFISEGLNNEKKRYSDLFNNLSDTTYITSCTADGEIGEIVECNETTLKNTGYKKEELIGKPVSTLIGGTVPSLRNTGNETDDTEKINGEGIYVFETGHKRKDRPLCPVEMKIRSSLFDKKPVFIITARDISRRKETEDKLTAQAKFLESLIETIPIPFMYKDHDLRHTMCNTPLLNSLYLKKEDFIGKTVYDVLPAECADEINKMDLETITSHQPVSKTLSIPLKNGGEYVTLVNTMAVFSEEEEFSGIITISQDISNLKKVKEDLRRSLEEKTVLLQEVHHRVKNNLAIIIGFLSMQKTLMDDEECIEAIADAGNRIYSLAAVHESIYLSENISEIDAGDHFKNLIGSILTTCAEDSTIRYSIDTGGCKLDIRQAIPASLIVNEIITNSVKYAFRDLKSGNISLKLHKDENGRFSMVISDNGIGLPEGFDQSKSHTLGIKVINNIVRLQLKGDVSLISGSSGTAWNISWK from the coding sequence ATGGCAGGAAAAGGGGATTCATGGAACTCTTCATCATTCGTTTCGGGCCTTAATGACAAGAAAGACTTCCTGATTGCAGCATCGGTTTTAACGGCATTCATCTTAATTGCGGTCTTCTATTCTTTCGGTTATACAACCGTAACCCCTCACCTTATGGACGTCCCGATAATTCTCTGCGCCTTTTTTTATCCGAAGCGGGGAGTTGCAGCCGCCGTTATTCTTTCGGCAGGATACGTCCTGATGGCTGCACTGCTGACAGGGTTCTCCGGGATCGAGATAATATATGCCGTGGGAAGAGCGGTTATTTTCATAATGATAGGCACAGTGGTTTCATTCATCTCCGAAGGACTGAACAACGAAAAAAAGAGATATTCGGATCTTTTCAACAATCTCTCGGATACCACCTATATCACCAGCTGTACAGCGGACGGTGAAATTGGAGAGATAGTTGAATGCAATGAAACCACACTTAAGAACACCGGATATAAAAAAGAAGAGCTTATCGGAAAACCTGTCTCTACCCTGATCGGCGGCACCGTTCCTTCCCTAAGGAATACTGGGAATGAAACTGACGATACAGAAAAGATCAATGGCGAGGGGATCTATGTCTTTGAAACAGGACACAAAAGAAAAGACAGGCCTTTATGCCCAGTAGAGATGAAAATAAGAAGTTCATTATTTGACAAAAAACCCGTTTTCATAATAACCGCCAGGGATATATCCCGGAGAAAGGAGACAGAGGACAAGCTGACGGCGCAGGCGAAATTTCTCGAATCACTTATCGAAACCATTCCGATACCGTTCATGTACAAAGATCACGATCTCAGGCATACTATGTGCAATACCCCCCTCCTGAACAGCCTGTATCTTAAGAAGGAGGATTTTATCGGTAAAACGGTCTATGATGTCCTGCCGGCTGAATGCGCAGATGAGATCAACAAAATGGACCTCGAAACAATCACATCCCACCAGCCTGTTTCAAAGACACTCTCTATTCCGTTGAAGAACGGGGGAGAATATGTGACTCTCGTCAACACAATGGCAGTCTTCTCCGAAGAAGAAGAATTTTCAGGAATAATTACAATCTCGCAGGACATCTCGAACCTGAAGAAGGTAAAAGAGGACCTCAGGCGATCACTTGAAGAGAAAACCGTCCTGCTGCAGGAGGTTCACCACAGGGTCAAGAACAACCTTGCAATTATAATAGGATTCCTTTCGATGCAAAAGACGCTTATGGACGATGAGGAGTGTATAGAGGCGATTGCAGATGCGGGAAACAGGATTTATTCGCTCGCTGCCGTGCATGAATCGATATACCTCTCGGAAAATATATCAGAGATCGATGCCGGAGATCATTTTAAAAACCTGATAGGAAGTATTCTTACAACGTGCGCCGAGGATTCGACAATCAGATATTCAATCGATACAGGCGGCTGCAAACTGGATATCAGACAGGCAATTCCTGCAAGCCTCATAGTAAATGAGATAATCACCAACTCTGTAAAATATGCATTCAGGGACCTTAAATCAGGGAATATATCACTTAAACTGCACAAAGATGAAAACGGCCGATTCAGTATGGTGATTTCGGACAATGGTATCGGTCTTCCGGAAGGCTTCGATCAATCAAAATCGCATACTCTCGGAATCAAGGTAATAAACAATATCGTCAGGCTTCAGCTTAAAGGAGACGTCAGTCTTATATCAGGATCTTCCGGGACAGCGTGGAATATAAGCTGGAAATAA
- the gpmA gene encoding 2,3-diphosphoglycerate-dependent phosphoglycerate mutase — protein sequence MYKLVLLRHGESTWNRENRFTGWTDVDLSEKGLDEAHNAGKLLKAGGYTFDVAYTSVLKRAIRTLWITLDEMDLMWIPVSRSWRLNERHYGALQGLNKSETAARYGDEQVFVWRRSYDIPPPALDEEDERNPKKDPRYGDLRPEEYPLTECLKDTVARFLPYWNDEIAPAIKSGKRVLIAAHGNSLRALVKHLDNIADDDIPKLNIPTAVPLVYELDENLRPIRHYYLGNQAEIEAAIKSVEKQGKSK from the coding sequence ATGTATAAACTAGTACTGCTCCGTCACGGCGAGAGCACATGGAACAGGGAAAACCGTTTCACCGGATGGACTGATGTCGATCTGTCGGAAAAAGGGCTTGATGAGGCTCATAATGCCGGAAAACTGCTTAAAGCCGGAGGTTATACGTTCGATGTTGCGTATACCTCGGTTCTTAAAAGGGCGATCCGTACATTATGGATAACCCTTGATGAGATGGACCTGATGTGGATTCCCGTTTCGCGATCATGGAGGCTCAACGAGCGTCATTACGGGGCCCTGCAGGGACTTAACAAATCGGAGACCGCGGCAAGATACGGGGACGAACAGGTTTTTGTATGGCGGAGAAGTTATGATATCCCTCCACCTGCTCTCGACGAGGAGGATGAGAGAAACCCAAAAAAAGATCCCAGATACGGAGATCTCAGGCCGGAGGAATATCCCCTTACAGAATGCCTGAAGGATACTGTTGCGAGATTTCTTCCTTACTGGAACGACGAGATTGCTCCTGCGATTAAATCCGGGAAAAGAGTTCTTATAGCGGCACACGGAAACAGCCTTCGTGCCCTTGTCAAGCATCTCGATAATATCGCGGACGATGATATTCCCAAGCTGAACATACCCACGGCAGTTCCCCTTGTCTATGAACTTGATGAAAACCTAAGACCTATACGCCATTACTATCTTGGCAATCAGGCAGAGATTGAAGCTGCAATAAAATCTGTAGAAAAACAGGGCAAATCAAAATAA
- a CDS encoding PKD domain-containing protein — MTTTFTYKQGDKGDYLKVYFYGEVGSGTVTSWEWDFNSDGITDNTSQNPVYSFPIADTYTVKLTTTFDNGVTESRTLNIIMKEPELEASFATSVSSGEVPLQVNFTDLTLGVHDSRWDFGDKSPKIALQNPTHTFTEPGTYWVLLTVTGINGNTDDYTKEIVVNYPSPVALFTADQKSGKPPLSVQFADSSTISYGKITNWNWNFGDGTSSEEQNPLHEYSQAGNYTVTLKVTSDYSRTNTSTRTDFIIATSGITASFKAEDTSGEIPFIAKFTSRIPANIEVKSYHWDFEDGTSTVANPVHTFRKPGIYNVSLTVTDIDGESFTVTKEDYITVERKAAGNEVWVNTTENTNNRMNGTAGLNILADSGNVTKMLDNPGTEFIRNESVRFQNFFGEWLRLIMEILGLNKN, encoded by the coding sequence TTGACAACGACATTTACGTATAAACAGGGAGACAAGGGTGATTACCTCAAGGTCTATTTCTACGGAGAGGTCGGTTCCGGAACTGTCACCTCATGGGAGTGGGACTTTAATTCCGACGGGATCACAGACAATACTTCGCAAAATCCGGTTTATTCTTTCCCGATAGCAGATACATATACGGTAAAGCTAACCACTACTTTCGATAACGGGGTAACCGAATCAAGGACACTGAATATCATTATGAAGGAACCCGAACTTGAGGCAAGTTTTGCTACATCCGTATCCAGTGGAGAGGTTCCACTGCAGGTGAACTTTACCGACCTTACTCTCGGGGTACATGACTCACGCTGGGATTTCGGCGATAAATCGCCGAAGATCGCATTGCAGAATCCGACTCACACCTTCACAGAACCGGGCACTTACTGGGTCCTACTCACGGTAACGGGCATCAACGGTAACACCGACGATTACACAAAAGAAATTGTTGTGAATTATCCCTCCCCTGTTGCGCTTTTTACAGCCGATCAAAAATCAGGAAAACCCCCGTTAAGTGTTCAGTTCGCCGATAGTTCGACTATATCCTACGGGAAGATCACAAACTGGAACTGGAACTTCGGAGACGGGACGTCATCTGAAGAACAAAACCCGTTGCATGAATATTCGCAGGCGGGCAATTATACGGTCACTCTAAAGGTGACATCCGATTATTCCAGGACAAATACCTCCACGAGGACAGACTTTATTATAGCTACAAGCGGCATTACGGCATCTTTTAAAGCAGAGGATACAAGCGGCGAGATCCCGTTTATCGCAAAATTCACTAGCAGAATTCCTGCAAATATAGAAGTAAAATCATATCACTGGGACTTTGAAGACGGAACATCGACTGTCGCAAATCCGGTACACACATTCAGGAAGCCGGGAATCTACAACGTCTCCCTTACTGTAACTGACATCGACGGGGAGTCCTTTACGGTGACAAAAGAAGACTATATCACAGTTGAAAGAAAAGCAGCAGGGAATGAGGTTTGGGTAAATACAACTGAAAACACGAATAACAGAATGAACGGAACGGCCGGATTAAATATCCTGGCAGATTCAGGAAATGTAACGAAAATGCTGGATAATCCGGGAACCGAATTCATAAGGAATGAATCAGTGCGATTCCAAAATTTCTTCGGAGAATGGCTTCGCCTGATTATGGAAATTTTAGGTCTGAATAAAAATTAA
- a CDS encoding efflux RND transporter permease subunit, translating into MKSPFEIIANVINRHTLIVAGLVVGVMLFALYGASMTTMKTGTDTYLYTDEPVGSLLIHYEEEFGSDSVILIIEGSDVTSPAVVNYLEELEADIADERYIASVTGLPDLIKSVNNGVIPQSQAEIDACISLLPEEYSEMVLPSGTMTLMSVPLETGYPEDAEESIVNTINSIIDSSNPPPGISVSASGSPAFSVEMKEDMQKNMGTLIGLAMLLMIVAMALLFGHVRYRMLPVLIVFCGIILTFGVMGLAGIALTSIVIAAFPVLIGIGIDYAIQFQSRFDEERRRSSITDAVKTTITSSGPAILLAMIATALGFAALSLLAPSPMVSDFGTICIVGIACCYLCAMIIVPTFAKLVNYTPKNTGSSSDDPESCVLEWKGCNEAGKAHKSSKNVSFMERYDELLSRLAEKIARHPGPILIIFLMVAIVGFQLDSKVIIDTDEDSMVDQNMPALITMNKVTSVMGSTSTITAYVKADSILDYNTLKWMDDFGEYAVSKHDDLTGATSIATYIKSYNNGVIPSDKKTLEDVWESIPESTKESYVSGKTEAVIEFSMEDISIPATQELIADMEADLNWYTMHPGMDVTFTGQMYMFSDLINGIKDTKNPMTYLGFVLIFIFLLLVYRKYTAISPLVPIVMIVGWNGLIMYSLGLTYSLLTATLGAMTIGVASEYTILIMERFEEEREKGVGTYVAIQTAIQKIGTAISVSGLTTVFGFSALLLATSPIIQNFGTVTVITVGFSLVGAIVVMPAVISILERFRPKEA; encoded by the coding sequence TTGAAATCGCCTTTTGAGATAATTGCCAATGTCATTAACAGGCATACTTTAATTGTTGCCGGTCTCGTCGTGGGAGTGATGCTTTTTGCACTATACGGTGCCTCGATGACGACAATGAAGACCGGTACCGACACTTACCTTTATACCGACGAGCCGGTCGGCTCGCTCCTGATTCACTACGAGGAAGAGTTCGGATCAGACTCGGTCATATTGATAATTGAAGGAAGCGACGTCACATCTCCGGCAGTAGTGAATTACCTGGAAGAACTTGAAGCAGACATTGCCGATGAACGGTATATCGCAAGTGTAACCGGTCTGCCTGATCTAATAAAAAGCGTAAACAACGGGGTGATCCCCCAGTCCCAGGCAGAAATAGACGCCTGCATCAGCTTACTGCCCGAGGAATATTCTGAAATGGTTCTGCCTTCAGGGACTATGACACTCATGTCCGTCCCTCTTGAAACAGGCTACCCGGAGGATGCCGAAGAGAGCATCGTTAATACTATAAATTCGATTATCGATTCGTCAAATCCTCCACCCGGAATTTCCGTATCGGCATCGGGCTCTCCGGCATTCAGTGTAGAGATGAAAGAGGACATGCAGAAGAACATGGGCACACTCATCGGTCTTGCGATGCTCCTCATGATTGTTGCAATGGCACTGCTTTTCGGCCATGTAAGGTACAGGATGCTCCCCGTACTGATTGTATTCTGCGGGATAATACTGACATTCGGCGTTATGGGGCTGGCAGGGATAGCCCTGACTTCAATAGTGATTGCCGCGTTCCCGGTACTTATCGGAATTGGAATAGATTACGCGATTCAGTTCCAGTCCAGGTTTGACGAAGAGCGGAGGCGCTCTTCTATTACCGATGCGGTAAAGACGACTATTACAAGTTCGGGGCCTGCAATCCTCCTCGCGATGATTGCAACAGCCCTCGGATTCGCAGCTCTGTCTCTTCTTGCACCATCTCCGATGGTCTCCGATTTCGGAACAATCTGTATCGTAGGAATTGCCTGCTGTTACCTCTGCGCAATGATCATAGTACCAACTTTTGCAAAACTGGTAAATTACACACCAAAGAATACGGGTAGCTCCTCCGATGATCCCGAATCCTGTGTCCTTGAATGGAAAGGCTGCAATGAAGCCGGCAAGGCTCATAAAAGCAGTAAAAATGTTTCATTCATGGAGAGGTACGACGAACTGCTGAGCAGGCTTGCGGAAAAGATTGCCAGACACCCGGGACCTATACTGATCATCTTCCTGATGGTCGCAATCGTCGGGTTCCAGCTCGATTCCAAGGTCATCATCGATACTGACGAAGATTCGATGGTGGACCAGAATATGCCCGCACTTATAACGATGAACAAGGTTACAAGCGTTATGGGCTCAACGAGTACAATTACGGCATATGTGAAGGCGGATTCCATACTTGACTATAACACGCTCAAATGGATGGATGATTTCGGGGAATATGCCGTTTCGAAGCATGATGATCTGACCGGCGCGACAAGCATTGCAACCTACATAAAATCCTACAACAACGGAGTAATCCCCTCCGATAAAAAGACACTGGAAGATGTCTGGGAGAGCATCCCAGAGAGCACTAAAGAGAGCTATGTCAGCGGAAAAACCGAAGCCGTCATAGAATTCTCGATGGAGGATATCTCAATTCCCGCAACCCAGGAGCTCATTGCCGATATGGAGGCTGATCTCAACTGGTATACGATGCACCCGGGGATGGATGTGACATTTACGGGCCAGATGTATATGTTCAGCGACCTGATCAACGGCATCAAAGATACCAAAAACCCGATGACTTATCTCGGTTTTGTCCTGATATTCATATTCCTGCTGCTTGTTTACAGGAAATATACGGCAATATCTCCTCTTGTGCCCATTGTGATGATCGTCGGATGGAACGGCCTGATAATGTATTCTCTCGGCCTCACATATTCCCTGCTTACGGCGACACTGGGGGCAATGACAATTGGTGTGGCCTCCGAATACACAATCCTGATCATGGAGAGGTTTGAGGAGGAGAGAGAGAAGGGTGTGGGAACTTATGTAGCAATTCAGACTGCAATCCAGAAGATTGGAACTGCAATCTCGGTCTCAGGCCTTACAACGGTATTCGGGTTTTCTGCCCTTCTGCTGGCGACATCCCCGATTATCCAGAATTTCGGAACAGTTACAGTTATCACCGTAGGCTTCTCACTCGTTGGAGCAATAGTGGTAATGCCCGCTGTAATTTCCATATTAGAAAGATTCAGGCCTAAAGAGGCCTGA
- a CDS encoding YIP1 family protein produces the protein MSSFSEKLKGFLVKPVETFQAHKGESLGVAYQYYIVLFVIFTILYGIVAVVTDMNFMSSTIDALSQVPGMQWVSDFSLFSSFLISFDVFVIYTAFVIGLFSIFLCGLILHCFVLMFDGGNGYVQTIKTVMYAHTPYFILGWIPYVNIIAGIWTLVLLVLGIRELQEFSTGKAVFVVLIPIVLVLIGMILFAVVIASFIGGILGLTGLI, from the coding sequence ATGTCATCCTTTAGTGAAAAACTAAAAGGTTTCCTTGTAAAACCTGTTGAAACCTTTCAGGCTCACAAAGGTGAAAGCCTTGGTGTAGCTTACCAGTACTACATTGTCCTGTTTGTGATCTTCACAATACTGTACGGAATTGTTGCTGTTGTAACGGATATGAACTTCATGAGCTCAACGATCGATGCCCTCAGCCAGGTTCCCGGAATGCAGTGGGTGTCTGACTTCTCCTTGTTCAGTTCGTTCCTGATCTCTTTCGATGTGTTTGTGATCTATACCGCTTTCGTCATCGGGCTCTTCTCGATATTTCTCTGCGGTCTGATACTTCACTGCTTTGTCCTAATGTTTGACGGAGGCAATGGCTATGTTCAGACGATTAAAACCGTAATGTATGCACATACGCCATACTTTATCCTGGGCTGGATCCCCTATGTCAACATCATCGCCGGGATCTGGACGCTTGTTCTTTTAGTTCTCGGAATTCGTGAATTACAGGAATTCTCAACCGGGAAAGCGGTTTTTGTTGTTTTAATTCCGATAGTTCTGGTTTTGATCGGAATGATCCTCTTTGCGGTTGTTATTGCATCATTCATCGGCGGAATCCTGGGGCTCACAGGCCTTATCTGA
- a CDS encoding zinc ribbon domain-containing protein, with amino-acid sequence MYRPNLRPGEELVKISPGVNVKNVPFDAFLTSKRIIFVKKTDSIQERKELVFPLNLVKDYQPSSDESGTPAIKFSIEKPSGEVGDLILKFIQAGDYRYAERDDWVEDLKSLSRGMVPRNSAGGQNQFSGGMPPKAEPSAPSANNRDADLFNTGSENPYAPPSPEFRQPPAAPAEDSYYGQQDFRSQARQGIPPEERHQMQQGFSQLPASPQYSYRQGPSSDDEKPIFCRFCGAKVPSGSAFCPSCGGKVEQQAMHQQSFSGAPPQRQQADRQQFSPPPAPRQQNFGDRGFVSPPPPSSGHTGYGQQPGYPPRDGGISLADDRGYGYGQGGAMSPKGQKSMMKEQAKADKARMKEQARAEKERQKAMKRAQKGRGYNDPYGYKESRMPEPKIIIIAVAVIAVIAVAGFAFSSGMFGGNGGSSGVSSGGNSQSPSSSGTSPLAGVSTGTTNTSETYGNWYFSVFYPGEWSGTYTVNGGTTTITDESGESVIYGTLPDKGLGSFSGTVSISASILDSGAGGTLSIYLYNDKGVEVDSAQTSGSGTAVLTYP; translated from the coding sequence ATGTACAGACCTAATCTCAGGCCGGGAGAAGAACTCGTCAAAATATCTCCCGGAGTAAATGTTAAAAATGTCCCTTTTGACGCGTTTTTAACCAGCAAAAGAATAATTTTCGTAAAAAAAACTGATTCAATACAGGAGAGAAAGGAGCTTGTTTTTCCCCTGAATCTTGTCAAAGATTACCAGCCCTCCTCCGATGAATCGGGAACACCTGCCATAAAATTTTCAATAGAAAAACCCTCGGGCGAGGTAGGCGACCTCATCCTCAAATTTATTCAGGCAGGTGACTACAGGTATGCAGAAAGGGACGACTGGGTTGAAGATTTGAAATCCCTGTCCCGCGGTATGGTTCCCCGGAATTCGGCAGGCGGGCAAAACCAGTTTTCGGGTGGTATGCCCCCTAAAGCAGAGCCTTCTGCGCCGTCGGCGAATAACCGGGACGCCGACCTGTTCAATACGGGTTCAGAAAATCCGTATGCCCCTCCGTCCCCTGAATTTCGCCAGCCTCCTGCTGCTCCTGCCGAAGACAGCTATTATGGACAGCAGGATTTCCGTAGCCAGGCGCGTCAGGGAATTCCGCCAGAAGAAAGGCACCAGATGCAGCAGGGTTTTTCCCAGCTTCCGGCCTCTCCGCAGTATTCTTATCGCCAGGGGCCGTCTTCAGATGATGAAAAACCTATCTTCTGCCGTTTTTGCGGTGCAAAAGTTCCTTCCGGGTCAGCATTCTGCCCCTCCTGCGGGGGAAAAGTTGAGCAGCAGGCAATGCACCAGCAGTCTTTCTCTGGGGCTCCTCCCCAGAGACAACAGGCAGATCGCCAGCAGTTTTCACCTCCGCCTGCACCGCGGCAGCAGAATTTTGGAGACAGGGGATTTGTAAGTCCTCCTCCGCCATCTTCCGGTCACACCGGATACGGGCAGCAGCCCGGATATCCTCCCCGCGACGGTGGAATATCCCTTGCAGATGATCGTGGATACGGGTACGGACAGGGAGGCGCGATGTCCCCGAAGGGACAGAAATCCATGATGAAGGAGCAGGCGAAGGCGGATAAAGCTCGTATGAAAGAGCAGGCCCGTGCCGAGAAAGAACGGCAGAAGGCAATGAAAAGGGCACAGAAAGGCAGGGGATATAATGATCCCTACGGCTATAAGGAGAGCAGGATGCCCGAGCCGAAGATCATCATAATTGCTGTTGCAGTTATCGCTGTAATAGCGGTTGCCGGTTTTGCATTCTCCAGCGGAATGTTCGGAGGCAACGGCGGCAGCAGCGGTGTGTCAAGCGGAGGAAACTCCCAGTCTCCCTCGTCTTCAGGTACAAGTCCGCTGGCAGGCGTCAGCACCGGCACTACAAATACATCTGAGACATACGGGAACTGGTACTTCAGCGTATTTTATCCAGGAGAATGGTCCGGCACCTATACCGTTAACGGCGGAACTACCACAATAACGGATGAATCGGGGGAGAGCGTGATTTACGGAACTCTGCCGGATAAAGGACTCGGATCATTCAGCGGAACTGTATCGATATCGGCCAGCATACTCGACAGTGGAGCCGGCGGTACGCTTTCAATTTATTTATACAATGATAAAGGCGTGGAAGTTGATAGTGCGCAGACATCGGGCAGCGGTACTGCAGTGCTGACTTATCCGTAG